In Wolbachia endosymbiont of Aedes albopictus, one DNA window encodes the following:
- a CDS encoding Rpn family recombination-promoting nuclease/putative transposase produces the protein MVLSKFLDPKNNYAFKRIFGSEKNKDILVHLLNDILGLTGEAKIKDVKFLNPILNPDIASQKESIVDVLCRDSKGIQTIVEMQVARTTGFEKRAQYYAAGAYFSQADVGGKYQDLKEVIFIAITDFVLFPEDSEHISTHHILNIKTYRHYLKDFKFVFIELPKFTKTKEDQLENIFEKWCYFFKYASETSEEDLQKIVGSDEVIGRAYNELVGYNWTKEERAIYYDDKKREDDNFSCIMQSRIEGKIEGKIEVAKNLLKADVSVDLIAESTGLPIDEIKKLKSN, from the coding sequence ATGGTTTTATCAAAGTTCTTAGATCCAAAAAACAATTACGCGTTCAAGCGTATCTTTGGCAGTGAGAAGAATAAAGACATTCTTGTTCACCTTCTCAATGATATTCTAGGTCTCACTGGTGAAGCTAAAATAAAGGACGTGAAGTTCTTAAATCCTATTCTAAACCCCGATATTGCCTCTCAAAAGGAGAGTATTGTTGATGTACTCTGTAGAGATTCTAAAGGTATTCAAACGATTGTTGAGATGCAGGTCGCCAGAACTACTGGCTTCGAAAAACGTGCACAGTACTATGCTGCTGGAGCTTATTTTAGCCAAGCCGACGTAGGTGGTAAATATCAGGACCTAAAAGAAGTTATCTTCATTGCTATCACTGACTTCGTTCTATTTCCTGAGGATTCTGAACATATTTCCACTCATCACATACTTAATATAAAAACCTATAGACATTACTTAAAAGATTTTAAATTTGTCTTTATTGAATTGCCAAAGTTTACAAAAACAAAAGAGGACCAATTAGAAAATATATTCGAAAAATGGTGTTACTTTTTTAAGTATGCAAGTGAGACTAGTGAAGAGGATCTGCAAAAAATAGTAGGGAGCGATGAGGTTATTGGCAGGGCTTATAATGAGTTGGTTGGATATAATTGGACTAAGGAAGAACGTGCTATATACTATGATGATAAGAAACGTGAGGATGACAACTTTTCCTGCATCATGCAAAGTAGAATCGAGGGAAAAATCGAAGGAAAAATCGAAGTTGCAAAAAACCTACTTAAAGCTGATGTATCTGTTGACTTAATAGCTGAATCTACTGGTCTTCCAATTGATGAGATCAAAAAACTAAAGTCAAATTAA
- a CDS encoding type II toxin-antitoxin system RelE family toxin, whose translation MKKPYKKLYLVECAKRVLKKDIPALPADIRSIVLEIINGVLTTNPTSVGRKLLGEFEGHRRIEVKNYRMIYCVDTTEHKVDIVSVKHRQGVYKKFKPQKH comes from the coding sequence ATGAAGAAACCTTACAAAAAGTTATATTTGGTTGAATGTGCTAAACGCGTTCTCAAAAAAGATATTCCTGCTTTACCAGCAGATATAAGGTCTATTGTCCTAGAAATAATAAATGGAGTTCTTACGACTAATCCAACTAGTGTTGGTAGAAAACTGCTTGGCGAATTTGAAGGGCACAGAAGGATAGAAGTCAAGAATTACCGCATGATTTATTGTGTAGATACTACAGAACACAAAGTGGATATTGTTTCAGTAAAGCATAGACAAGGTGTTTATAAAAAGTTCAAGCCACAAAAACATTAA
- a CDS encoding Rpn family recombination-promoting nuclease/putative transposase → MVLSKFLDPKNNYAFKRIFGTEKNKDILVHLLNDILGLTGEAKIKDVKFLNPILNPDIASQKESIVDVLCRDSKGIQTIVEMQVARTTGFEKRAQYYAAGAYFSQADVGGKYQDLKEVIFIAITDFVLFPEDSEHISTHHILNIKTYRHYLKDFKFVFIELPKFTKTKEDQLENIFEKWCYFFKYASETSEEDLQKIVGSDEVIGRAYNELVGYNWTKEERAIYYDDKKREDDNFSCIMQSRIEGRKEREIEMAKAMLAEGMDVTTVARLTELSIDEIGKLN, encoded by the coding sequence ATGGTTTTATCAAAGTTTTTAGATCCAAAAAACAATTACGCGTTCAAGCGTATCTTTGGCACTGAGAAGAATAAAGACATTCTTGTTCACCTTCTCAATGATATTCTAGGTCTCACTGGTGAAGCTAAAATAAAGGACGTGAAGTTCTTAAATCCTATTCTAAACCCCGATATTGCCTCTCAAAAGGAGAGTATTGTCGATGTACTCTGTAGAGATTCTAAAGGTATTCAAACGATTGTTGAGATGCAGGTCGCCAGAACTACTGGCTTCGAAAAACGTGCACAGTACTATGCTGCTGGAGCTTATTTTAGCCAAGCCGACGTAGGTGGTAAATATCAGGACCTAAAAGAAGTTATCTTCATTGCTATCACTGACTTCGTTCTATTTCCTGAGGATTCTGAACATATTTCCACTCATCACATACTTAATATAAAAACCTATAGACATTACTTAAAAGATTTTAAATTTGTCTTTATTGAATTGCCAAAGTTTACAAAAACAAAAGAGGACCAATTAGAAAATATATTCGAAAAATGGTGTTACTTTTTTAAGTATGCAAGTGAGACTAGTGAAGAGGATCTACAAAAAATAGTAGGGAGCGATGAGGTTATTGGCAGGGCTTATAATGAGTTGGTTGGATATAATTGGACCAAGGAAGAACGTGCTATATACTATGATGATAAGAAACGTGAGGATGACAACTTTTCCTGCATCATGCAAAGTAGAATTGAAGGTAGAAAGGAGAGAGAGATTGAGATGGCAAAGGCAATGCTTGCTGAAGGTATGGATGTCACTACCGTTGCTAGATTAACAGAATTATCTATTGACGAAATCGGGAAACTAAATTAA
- a CDS encoding ankyrin repeat domain-containing protein: protein MLAFAQRLRNMFRSNLANNPEGNMEEGYADGREHYELQELRNLNSQFFDICEREGVNSGINFLSDNGYLNRGSLSKVINTKNREGKDVITLVVESDNLECISTAFEYLTHEDFNRKGERDYTPLHEAVRLKSSNAVKKLLESEHVDVELLDEKFYKARKYIDDKETAKLFVKCYDEKISNLSGKVEDSNKKLVLIGRAMHTTKCIFGLLAAFGSVIKIYEDYNAGAEHNPIINTLGSLGSAAGLFVSINYCVDAVLSSYRKKSSSLKKERENFIEERYKVERKLYDFRKEQASSHTGTNLVAPRVLQLASVSDSVYSPEMRN from the coding sequence ATGTTAGCGTTTGCCCAGAGGCTTAGAAATATGTTTAGGTCAAATCTTGCTAATAATCCAGAAGGAAACATGGAAGAGGGATATGCTGATGGAAGAGAACATTACGAACTTCAGGAATTAAGAAATCTGAATTCACAATTTTTCGATATCTGTGAAAGAGAAGGTGTCAATTCAGGGATTAATTTTCTAAGTGATAATGGTTATTTAAATAGAGGGTCGCTTTCTAAAGTTATTAATACTAAGAATAGAGAAGGAAAGGATGTAATTACTCTAGTTGTTGAAAGTGATAACCTAGAATGCATTTCAACTGCTTTTGAGTACTTAACTCATGAAGATTTTAACAGAAAGGGTGAAAGAGATTATACACCTCTACATGAAGCTGTGCGTTTAAAAAGTAGTAACGCAGTTAAAAAGCTTTTAGAATCAGAACATGTAGACGTTGAGCTCCTAGATGAAAAGTTTTATAAAGCACGGAAGTATATTGACGATAAAGAAACAGCAAAATTGTTTGTTAAGTGCTATGATGAAAAAATCAGTAATTTGAGTGGAAAAGTAGAAGATAGCAATAAAAAATTAGTGCTAATTGGGCGTGCCATGCACACAACAAAATGTATTTTTGGACTCTTGGCAGCTTTTGGCTCTGTTATTAAGATATATGAAGATTATAATGCAGGAGCTGAACATAATCCTATCATTAATACCCTTGGTTCGCTTGGTAGTGCTGCAGGTCTATTCGTGTCTATTAATTATTGCGTCGATGCAGTGCTTTCATCGTATAGAAAAAAGAGTTCTAGTTTGAAAAAAGAACGCGAAAATTTTATAGAAGAAAGATATAAGGTGGAAAGAAAATTATATGATTTTCGAAAGGAACAGGCATCTTCTCATACTGGGACGAATTTAGTTGCTCCACGGGTATTGCAGTTAGCTTCAGTTTCTGATAGTGTGTATAGTCCCGAAATGCGGAATTAG
- a CDS encoding tetratricopeptide repeat protein: MDVQKQSFLWGGYESFKSVICWRYLEGYLNVKFGDKAVKQNYLKEKISIFVAHEYIKENSLYVQYDKLKAINIVQKNCDEAQLERLEKAIKKGKKCSQGLLDDEVLKTLKHMVHVLQDDKSNGKSYAQKLSDMLKQLREELKNSKMTIQQSSELSSILKSLADAKFDKKKDFSQLQHLCCFLEEQVSNEQEKVLSLLEKLQEELTNILKEMRSGSSASYCKVFSSLSSSNTGYMLPKSSNESPQAHSTPLGLKGNMHQFFRDKFLGINTTLSSREQLLCAEQELEKSQVKSMESEDLEGSFYLGMAALNVANKGLSGSRRTSFFVHSNPDDDVMGASLNVGVKLAKEGRLKDADSIFDDVFNKRESGGYSSYSKLKVLHNKAELYRTQGKDEECLKVYKIIYDKLGCDNPASLSVVRDIAGVFFKQGKFDDALRPLQEVYGAQEKILGGDHPGVISVFADIQEVLKAQKSECSTQLFQGREKGKSSYSSSSNTSGFASNFTALSGVQNISEGDKVTDSGSNPSSASGGVRQKQGSYSSRQNVPKSKKEWSNDVKPKKTVHSSKREVGATGSIPSLNKHTSKEQERREKNKVNSCGRGRGK; encoded by the coding sequence GTGGATGTCCAGAAGCAAAGCTTTTTATGGGGGGGGTATGAGTCTTTTAAGTCCGTTATTTGTTGGAGGTATTTGGAAGGTTATTTAAATGTAAAGTTTGGTGATAAGGCTGTGAAACAAAATTATCTCAAAGAAAAAATATCGATTTTTGTTGCTCATGAATACATTAAAGAGAACAGTTTATATGTACAATATGACAAACTAAAGGCTATAAATATTGTGCAGAAGAATTGCGATGAAGCTCAATTGGAAAGGTTAGAAAAAGCAATAAAAAAAGGCAAAAAATGTTCTCAAGGTCTATTAGATGATGAGGTATTAAAAACATTAAAACATATGGTTCATGTACTTCAAGATGATAAGTCAAATGGTAAGTCATATGCTCAGAAGTTATCAGATATGCTAAAACAGCTACGTGAGGAATTAAAAAATAGCAAAATGACTATTCAACAATCGTCAGAACTATCATCTATACTGAAAAGTTTAGCTGACGCGAAATTTGATAAGAAGAAGGATTTTTCACAACTACAGCATCTATGTTGTTTTTTAGAAGAACAAGTTAGTAATGAACAGGAAAAAGTTTTGTCATTACTAGAAAAACTACAAGAAGAGCTTACTAATATATTAAAAGAGATGCGTAGTGGTAGTTCAGCTAGCTATTGTAAGGTTTTTTCTTCATTATCCTCTTCAAATACAGGTTATATGCTACCAAAGAGTAGTAACGAAAGTCCACAAGCCCATAGTACGCCGCTTGGTCTTAAAGGTAATATGCATCAATTTTTTAGAGATAAGTTCTTAGGTATTAATACTACGTTAAGTAGTAGAGAACAACTTTTGTGTGCTGAACAAGAATTGGAGAAGAGTCAGGTTAAAAGTATGGAAAGTGAAGATTTAGAAGGTAGTTTCTACTTAGGCATGGCTGCTTTAAATGTTGCGAATAAAGGTCTATCTGGATCCAGGCGAACATCTTTTTTTGTGCATTCGAACCCCGATGATGATGTTATGGGTGCTTCTTTAAATGTTGGAGTAAAACTTGCAAAAGAAGGTCGGTTAAAGGATGCTGATAGCATTTTTGATGATGTATTCAACAAAAGAGAAAGTGGTGGTTATAGTAGTTACAGTAAATTAAAGGTTCTTCATAATAAGGCAGAGCTGTATCGCACCCAAGGTAAAGATGAGGAGTGTTTAAAAGTTTATAAGATAATATATGACAAGTTAGGCTGTGATAATCCAGCTTCTTTATCAGTTGTGCGTGATATTGCAGGAGTGTTTTTTAAACAAGGTAAATTTGATGATGCTTTAAGACCTCTTCAGGAAGTGTATGGGGCTCAAGAGAAAATATTAGGTGGTGATCATCCTGGTGTTATATCAGTTTTTGCTGATATTCAGGAAGTATTAAAAGCACAGAAAAGTGAATGTTCAACACAACTTTTTCAAGGACGAGAGAAAGGTAAGAGCAGTTATAGTTCAAGTTCTAATACATCTGGCTTTGCAAGTAATTTTACTGCTCTCTCAGGTGTGCAGAATATTAGTGAGGGAGATAAAGTAACCGATTCAGGTTCTAACCCGAGTAGCGCATCCGGTGGGGTAAGGCAAAAACAAGGCTCGTATAGTTCACGACAAAATGTTCCTAAATCTAAGAAAGAATGGAGCAATGATGTTAAACCAAAAAAAACAGTACATTCTTCCAAGAGAGAGGTTGGTGCTACAGGAAGTATACCTAGCCTCAATAAACATACCTCCAAAGAGCAGGAGAGAAGAGAGAAAAATAAAGTGAATTCTTGTGGAAGAGGAAGGGGTAAATAA